A stretch of DNA from Yoonia sp. G8-12:
ACCGCGTCCGCCACTTCATCATGGTCGGGGGTCTGCCTGCGGATGCGGTGCACCCGCTTGTCAAAGAAACTGACAGGATAATCGTAGGTCCAGCCCTGCACATCCTGCGGCAGACCGATAAACGCAGGCCCGCAATCGGCAGGGTCCAGCATCGTGGCCAAAGCGGCGGGCAAAGACTGGATCACCTGTGCGGGATGCGTGATCCGGTCCCAAAAGCGGCTGACAGCCTTGAAGGCATCGTTGACGCCAAAGGTCGGGTTGCCGAAATGCTCAAGCTGTTGCAACACGGGGTCCGGCAAGCGCGTCAGAAACGCATCACCACACAAGAGCAACATGGGCAACCGGTTGGCATGGGCCAACGCGGCAGAGGTCAGCAGGTTCGCCGTACCTGGCCCCGCAGAGGCCGTGCAAAACATAAAACGGCGGCGCAAATAGGCCTTGGCATAGGCAGCGGCGGCAAAGCCCATGCCCTGCTCGTTCTGACCGCGATAAAGCGGCAGGTCTGCCTGATGATTATAAAGCGCCTCACCCAGACACGTCACATTGCCATGGCCGAAAATCCCGAAACCGCCACCGCAGATGCGCGTCTCGACCCCGTCAATCTCAATCCATTGATTGGCCAGATAACGCACAATCGCTTGCGCCGTGGTCAACGTGACAGTTTCGGCCATTTGCCCCATGATATCCCCCCAGCGGTCCGCATGAATTCTGCGATGGTCGCGATTGCGTGTTGACCAAGTACCTAAAAGAACGATACGCATTTTGCAACCGGTTGCAACCGGTTTTTCGGGAGGGAACAGCATGACAGAGATCGGGATCGGGATCATCGGTGGCGGCTATATGGGCAAGGCACACGCGGCGGCCTATGGCGCGGTTGGCACGCTTTTTGACACCGCCCTGCGCCCCCGATTGGAGATGGTTTGCGCCGCGTCCGAAGCGTCGGCCGCCAAGTATCAAAAGGCCTTCGGCTTTGCGCGCGGGACCGCTGATTGGCGCGTGCTGGTGAATGACCCAAAGGTCGAAGCGATCGTCATCGCCTCACCCCAAGAAACGCACCGCGAAATCGCGCTGGCCGCCTTTGCTTTGGGCAAGCCTGTGTTCTGCGAAAAACCGCTGGGGGCGACACTGGCCGATTCCATCGCAATGACGGATGCCGCGAACGCCAGCGGTGCCATCAATATGGTCGGCTTCAACTATATCCGCACCCCCGCCGCGCAATATGCGCGCGAGTTGGTGGCCGAGGGGCGCATCGGTGATGTCACATGGTTTCGCGGCGAACATACCGAAGACTTTTTCGCCGATCCCGCCCTGCCCGCCACCTGGCGCTGCCAAGGCATGGGCAACGGCACGATGGGCGATCT
This window harbors:
- a CDS encoding Gfo/Idh/MocA family protein, which codes for MTEIGIGIIGGGYMGKAHAAAYGAVGTLFDTALRPRLEMVCAASEASAAKYQKAFGFARGTADWRVLVNDPKVEAIVIASPQETHREIALAAFALGKPVFCEKPLGATLADSIAMTDAANASGAINMVGFNYIRTPAAQYARELVAEGRIGDVTWFRGEHTEDFFADPALPATWRCQGMGNGTMGDLAPHMINGARALIGPITALCAQVETVHAQRGNTAVTNDDQAQFMCRFANGAQGHLFFSRVATGRKMGYAYEIHGTKGAIRFDQEDQNALHLYTMDGPEAERGFRKILTGPAHPDYLPFCQGPGHGTGYQDQIIIEAKDFLTAIATKTNIWPTFEEGLEVNRVVTAAIASSEKQTWVNVSDY